Below is a genomic region from Cellulomonas sp. P24.
GAGATCTGGATCGTCCTCGGCCTGTCCCTCGGCCGCTCCGCGGTCAACGCGATCATCACCATCATCGAACGCCTCACGGCGCCGACGCCGCTCAAGAACCAGGCCGCCGGGCTCAACCAGAGCCTGTCGCAACGGTCGTACGTCGACCTCGCGCTGCAGCTCCTGTCGATCGGGTTCGCCCTCGTCCCCGTCGCTCTCGCCCTCTACCTGCTCTCCGCCGACGGCCGGTCCGCGCTGCGGCGCATCGGGCTCGACCGCGCCCGCCCCACGCGGGACCTCGGGATCGGCGTCGGCCTCGCGGCCCTGATCGGGATCCCGGGGCTCGGGCTGTACGCCGTCGGGCGCGCGATCGGCATCACGGTGCAGGTCCAGGCGTCCGGGCTGCCGCCCGAGTGGTGGGCCGTCCCCGTCCTGATCCTCGCAGCGGTGCAGAACGCGCTGCTCGAGGAGGTGATCGTCGTCGGCTACCTGGTC
It encodes:
- a CDS encoding CPBP family intramembrane glutamic endopeptidase, producing MTALAHAPAPSDRAVRRRITTEIWIVLGLSLGRSAVNAIITIIERLTAPTPLKNQAAGLNQSLSQRSYVDLALQLLSIGFALVPVALALYLLSADGRSALRRIGLDRARPTRDLGIGVGLAALIGIPGLGLYAVGRAIGITVQVQASGLPPEWWAVPVLILAAVQNALLEEVIVVGYLVERLGQLRWRTPAILVASAVLRGSYHLYQGIGPFFGNAVMGLVFAEYYRRRRRVMPLVVAHAILDIVSFVGYALIPADVRAALHLN